In Deinococcus proteolyticus MRP, a single genomic region encodes these proteins:
- a CDS encoding DUF5693 family protein produces MTASPPRPGDASSAADPAPLDPTHLPAPTRSRWRGPLLGVIGLSLLPALWLAYERVSFEEGQKTVAVVMDYPALKSQADQYGRDPLELLAEYRAQGVNGVAVFEDVLGNWQNRGDVFVKSGADLLAQYPTAAFQPGKYYLAEARPGVLKRLEGRFSIEPRRVTLAGREWQEWNINPTYLPVGPDLALVDTLKSQGYTVVYRPYDDPAVINIAADWPDVPFVAFNGTEVVGARDPKRLEAVKAAMGSRIPALIEATTQKGLPELMEGRSAVRMFSLNAQWQDTLLPEETASKYALAARERGHRLLYVRPYPTIAETSTLLTRTSELLGRAGIQTAVPQIASFEPSAALRYASMLGPLAALLLIGLSYPLPRLGLLVAGLALLGALGLNRFEPFGGMALVASIAFPALGFVLWRSRMAHWFTATALSLAGVLFVSALGAGPQSMLGLEPFRGVGLTLIAPIALVLGSYLPRQDLRKTALDLYRRPISTGDIVVMGAALAAFAVMFLRRGNTSAVGVSDAEAKLRQEVQDSIIRPRFKEVLGHPLALLGLGAGLPTYFPGLLLLGGVMGQASILNTFAHFHTPLLISATRMFIGLGLGLALGYVLTYAVRWGLKVWQSYGGGLRERSEVVVHEVPGREVQR; encoded by the coding sequence GTGACCGCTTCACCCCCGCGCCCTGGCGACGCTTCTTCCGCAGCCGACCCCGCCCCGCTCGACCCTACCCACCTGCCCGCACCCACCCGCAGCCGCTGGCGTGGGCCTTTGCTGGGCGTCATCGGGCTGTCGCTGCTGCCCGCGCTGTGGCTGGCCTATGAGCGCGTCAGCTTCGAGGAGGGGCAGAAGACGGTGGCGGTGGTGATGGACTATCCGGCGCTCAAGTCGCAGGCCGACCAGTACGGGCGCGACCCGCTGGAGTTGCTGGCGGAATACCGCGCCCAGGGAGTGAACGGGGTCGCCGTGTTCGAGGACGTGCTGGGCAACTGGCAGAACCGCGGCGACGTGTTCGTTAAATCGGGAGCCGACCTGCTGGCGCAGTACCCCACAGCAGCCTTTCAGCCGGGCAAGTACTACCTGGCCGAAGCCCGCCCCGGTGTGCTCAAGCGCCTGGAGGGCCGCTTTTCCATCGAGCCGCGCCGCGTGACGCTGGCGGGCCGCGAGTGGCAGGAGTGGAACATCAACCCCACCTACCTGCCGGTCGGCCCTGACCTGGCGCTGGTGGACACCCTCAAATCGCAGGGCTACACGGTGGTGTACCGGCCCTACGACGACCCCGCCGTCATCAACATCGCCGCTGACTGGCCGGACGTGCCCTTCGTGGCCTTCAACGGAACCGAAGTGGTCGGTGCCCGCGACCCCAAGCGGCTGGAAGCTGTAAAGGCGGCGATGGGCAGCCGTATTCCTGCCCTGATTGAGGCCACCACCCAAAAGGGTCTGCCCGAGCTGATGGAAGGCCGGAGTGCAGTGCGGATGTTCAGCCTGAACGCCCAGTGGCAAGACACCCTGCTGCCCGAAGAAACGGCGTCCAAATACGCGTTGGCTGCCCGTGAGCGCGGACACCGGCTGCTGTACGTGCGCCCTTACCCCACCATCGCGGAGACGAGCACCCTGCTGACCCGCACGAGTGAGCTGCTGGGGCGGGCAGGCATTCAGACGGCGGTCCCCCAGATTGCGAGCTTTGAGCCGAGCGCCGCCCTGCGCTACGCCAGCATGTTGGGCCCGCTGGCCGCACTGCTGCTGATTGGTCTGAGCTACCCGCTGCCGCGCCTGGGCCTGCTGGTGGCCGGGCTGGCACTGCTGGGAGCACTGGGCCTGAACCGCTTTGAGCCGTTCGGTGGAATGGCGCTGGTGGCCTCTATCGCGTTTCCGGCGCTGGGCTTCGTGCTGTGGCGCTCGCGGATGGCGCACTGGTTCACCGCCACGGCGCTGAGCCTGGCCGGGGTGCTGTTCGTCTCGGCGCTGGGGGCAGGGCCGCAGAGCATGCTGGGCCTGGAGCCGTTCCGGGGCGTGGGCCTGACCCTGATTGCCCCGATTGCGCTGGTGTTGGGCAGCTATCTGCCGCGCCAGGACCTGCGGAAAACGGCCCTTGACCTCTACCGCCGCCCCATCAGCACCGGCGATATCGTGGTGATGGGCGCGGCGCTGGCGGCCTTCGCGGTGATGTTCCTGCGCCGCGGCAACACCAGCGCGGTCGGGGTCAGCGACGCCGAAGCCAAACTGCGCCAGGAAGTGCAGGATTCCATCATCCGGCCCCGCTTCAAGGAAGTGCTGGGGCACCCGCTGGCGCTGCTTGGGCTGGGCGCGGGCCTGCCGACCTACTTTCCCGGCCTGCTGCTGCTGGGTGGCGTGATGGGTCAGGCCAGCATCCTCAATACGTTTGCGCACTTCCATACCCCGCTGCTGATTTCGGCCACCCGGATGTTCATCGGGTTGGGCCTGGGCCTGGCGCTGGGCTATGTGCTCACCTACGCGGTGCGCTGGGGCCTGAAGGTCTGGCAGAGCTACGGCGGCGGCCTGCGTGAGCGGTCCGAAGTGGTGGTCCATGAGGTGCCGGGCCGCGAGGTGCAGCGGTGA
- a CDS encoding DEAD/DEAH box helicase, producing the protein MSAEPHFSRLEGFVRDTLGGGASLLYEEEVQPAQTVPVEDLGWSAGVRRGFGFPAAYTHQAETYRLLGEGRHVIVTTPTASGKTGAFFPALFGALEADPQATALLVYPLVALGQDQREKLEDFARKGGFTERPGGWPIGEFQGAAQAAAAFAPGVRMVTATPDKLHWSLTQPRVREFLRHLRFLVLDEAHSYRGGFGSEVSGMLRRLLALSRALGANPQVILSTATIGNPAQFARELVGVDAVEVSQSGAARHGKRYYLADHRGQPRRFWDAVVRSAVARDLKVLAFFRGRSRVRRLYDTYRRDPHFRDHVHLYMSGAAERAGRLTEFRRARSGVMFATNALEAGVDIGDLEVVILDGYPGSRMAFRQMAGRSGRIAPGAVLYLPTLSSRGVPLPVDAFYSNAGNFRELLTGPTEKAVVEAGNPYLAPRHLARQQAEFRLAGLPLPAGPDGQQPGAPAHWLLRGDDMALHAVVEESAWDREGVAALRSPLDSPSQHYALTEKHPEAVFSLDGQDYKVTRWEKTPQGTAILVQPYLGGGQVTRGLYEVQVRPLPGRMSEWVKQGPVAYRGGEVLVTRVYRGYQILRAVFERVCTGCDRVPEPTERVCRKCGGHIQDRMQDQKISEHLYDEPVTLEPLQTVALEVAINAGATEQPTAAAHTLKHLLLKLIPEAVACDEGDLAGAFRTGHDNSFFIYDDWRGGLGIARRALESLPQLLQRALELTEKDCCTAAEGCYECIAASRCFAPLLPSGERRPTSKPATRALLAGVPGLQVRLDTAQDHLPAFADPTRPVHAAQPSPEPLPDQPPAPPAGWPLQARELLDLRGLSLPEVSARLSIPSREIQRAVASTQPLRLHHAKWGEGHLLQGFGQGERREVLVYFPGVGQKRLLLKYAGLKVVS; encoded by the coding sequence ATGTCCGCCGAGCCTCACTTCTCCCGCCTGGAAGGATTCGTGCGGGACACGCTGGGCGGTGGGGCCAGCCTGCTGTACGAGGAAGAGGTGCAGCCTGCGCAGACGGTGCCGGTAGAGGACCTGGGCTGGAGCGCAGGCGTGCGCCGGGGCTTCGGGTTTCCGGCAGCCTACACCCACCAGGCGGAGACCTACCGGCTGCTGGGCGAGGGCCGCCACGTCATCGTGACCACGCCTACCGCCAGCGGCAAGACCGGGGCCTTTTTCCCGGCGCTGTTCGGGGCACTGGAGGCGGACCCACAGGCCACCGCGCTGCTGGTGTATCCGCTGGTGGCACTGGGGCAGGACCAGCGCGAGAAGCTGGAGGATTTCGCCCGGAAAGGCGGCTTTACGGAGCGGCCCGGCGGCTGGCCGATAGGGGAATTCCAGGGCGCGGCGCAGGCGGCAGCGGCCTTTGCACCGGGCGTCCGCATGGTCACGGCCACCCCCGACAAGCTGCACTGGAGCCTGACGCAGCCCCGCGTGCGCGAGTTCCTGCGGCACCTGCGCTTTCTGGTGCTGGACGAGGCCCACAGCTACCGGGGCGGCTTCGGCTCGGAGGTGTCGGGCATGCTGCGGCGGCTGCTGGCGCTGAGCCGGGCACTGGGCGCCAACCCGCAGGTGATTCTCAGCACGGCCACCATCGGCAACCCGGCGCAGTTCGCCCGCGAGCTGGTGGGGGTGGACGCCGTGGAGGTGTCGCAGTCGGGGGCGGCGCGGCACGGCAAGCGCTACTACCTGGCCGACCACCGTGGGCAACCCCGGCGCTTCTGGGACGCGGTGGTGCGCTCGGCGGTCGCCCGTGACCTGAAGGTGCTGGCCTTTTTCCGGGGCCGCTCACGGGTCAGGCGGCTGTACGACACCTACCGGCGCGACCCCCACTTCCGCGACCATGTGCACCTGTATATGTCGGGCGCCGCCGAGCGGGCCGGACGGTTGACCGAGTTCCGCCGCGCCCGCAGCGGGGTGATGTTCGCCACCAACGCGCTGGAGGCCGGGGTGGATATCGGCGACCTGGAAGTGGTGATTCTGGACGGCTACCCGGGGTCGCGCATGGCCTTCCGGCAGATGGCGGGCCGCTCCGGGCGAATCGCGCCGGGCGCGGTGCTGTACCTGCCCACGCTGTCCTCACGCGGGGTGCCGCTGCCGGTAGACGCCTTTTATTCCAACGCCGGCAATTTCCGCGAGTTGCTGACCGGCCCCACCGAGAAAGCGGTGGTGGAAGCCGGCAACCCTTACCTGGCCCCACGCCACCTGGCCCGCCAGCAGGCCGAGTTCCGGCTGGCCGGGCTGCCGCTGCCCGCCGGCCCGGACGGGCAGCAACCGGGTGCCCCCGCCCACTGGTTGCTGCGCGGCGACGACATGGCGCTGCACGCGGTGGTAGAGGAAAGCGCCTGGGACCGCGAAGGCGTGGCCGCTCTGCGCTCGCCGCTGGACAGCCCCAGCCAGCACTACGCCCTGACCGAAAAGCACCCCGAAGCGGTGTTCAGCCTGGACGGGCAGGACTACAAGGTGACACGCTGGGAAAAAACCCCGCAGGGCACGGCCATTCTGGTGCAGCCGTACCTGGGCGGCGGCCAGGTCACACGCGGTCTGTACGAGGTGCAGGTGCGCCCGCTGCCGGGCCGCATGAGCGAGTGGGTCAAGCAGGGGCCGGTGGCCTACCGGGGCGGCGAGGTGTTGGTCACGCGGGTGTACCGGGGCTATCAGATTCTGCGGGCCGTGTTCGAGCGGGTCTGTACCGGGTGCGACCGGGTGCCCGAACCCACCGAGCGGGTCTGCCGCAAGTGTGGCGGCCACATCCAGGACCGCATGCAGGACCAGAAAATCTCCGAGCACCTCTACGACGAGCCGGTGACGCTGGAACCGCTGCAAACCGTGGCCCTGGAAGTCGCCATCAATGCCGGCGCCACCGAGCAGCCCACGGCAGCGGCGCATACTCTCAAGCACCTGCTGCTCAAGCTGATTCCCGAAGCAGTGGCCTGCGACGAGGGCGACCTGGCGGGAGCGTTCCGCACGGGCCACGACAACTCCTTTTTTATTTACGACGACTGGCGCGGCGGCCTGGGCATTGCCCGGCGGGCGCTGGAAAGCCTGCCGCAGCTGCTGCAGCGGGCGCTGGAACTGACCGAAAAGGACTGCTGCACGGCGGCCGAGGGCTGCTACGAGTGCATTGCCGCCAGCCGCTGCTTTGCGCCGCTGCTGCCCAGCGGTGAGCGGCGGCCCACCAGCAAGCCGGCCACCCGCGCCCTGCTGGCCGGGGTGCCGGGCCTGCAGGTGCGGCTGGACACGGCCCAGGACCACCTGCCCGCATTTGCCGACCCTACCCGTCCGGTCCACGCGGCGCAGCCTTCCCCCGAACCGCTGCCCGACCAGCCCCCTGCCCCGCCTGCCGGCTGGCCGCTGCAGGCCCGCGAACTGCTGGACCTGCGCGGGCTGTCGCTGCCCGAAGTCTCGGCGCGGCTCAGCATCCCCAGCCGCGAAATTCAGCGGGCGGTGGCTTCCACCCAACCGCTGCGGCTACACCACGCCAAGTGGGGCGAGGGCCACCTGCTGCAGGGGTTCGGGCAGGGCGAGCGGCGCGAGGTGCTGGTGTACTTTCCCGGCGTAGGCCAAAAGCGCCTGCTGCTCAAATACGCCGGGCTGAAGGTGGTGTCCTGA
- the phoU gene encoding phosphate signaling complex protein PhoU yields MREVLDQELRNSLNATLNMIGTVERMYALGAGVLLGGERQDLEQLRAIDREVDAMEAQIEADCLRVIALHQPVARDLRQLGLILKCLTDIERMGDYVVHVAEHSQDLTIPDSLRPYLSRMMTRLEEMSQALRTALADRDVAQAEAALRMDDEIDDLYEQLQQELIGHMTSDPSGVADALQLMRIGRAIERIGDHMENIAERVPYWVTGEHRV; encoded by the coding sequence ATGCGCGAAGTCCTCGACCAAGAACTCAGAAACAGCCTCAATGCCACCCTGAACATGATCGGCACCGTGGAGCGGATGTACGCCCTGGGCGCCGGCGTACTGCTGGGCGGCGAGCGACAGGATCTGGAGCAGCTGCGGGCCATAGACCGCGAGGTGGACGCGATGGAAGCCCAGATTGAGGCCGACTGCCTGCGCGTGATCGCACTGCACCAGCCGGTGGCCCGCGACCTGCGGCAGCTGGGGCTGATTCTCAAGTGCCTGACCGATATCGAGCGGATGGGTGACTACGTGGTGCACGTGGCCGAGCACAGCCAGGACCTGACCATCCCCGACTCGCTGCGGCCCTATCTCAGCCGCATGATGACCCGCCTGGAAGAAATGAGCCAGGCACTGCGCACCGCCCTGGCCGACCGCGACGTGGCCCAGGCCGAAGCCGCCCTGCGGATGGACGACGAGATCGACGACCTGTACGAGCAGCTGCAGCAGGAACTGATCGGCCACATGACCAGCGACCCCAGCGGAGTGGCCGACGCCCTGCAGCTGATGCGCATCGGCCGCGCGATTGAGCGCATCGGGGACCACATGGAGAACATCGCCGAGCGCGTGCCCTACTGGGTGACTGGCGAACACCGCGTCTGA
- a CDS encoding NUDIX domain-containing protein, whose protein sequence is MSDDTAATQARPRRRRSGRRSQSKAEQAGGGAGAAPATPKVAPQGAAAPAAAGDSAVKVPRRRSRSRRGGKAKKIGNNVQYPGQVTNDTSVPRIAAPSRRGKRKRPLAAPRIGVGCVILRGDQILLVRERGRWSLPKGGLEAGELIQDGARRETYEETGLVIELRDLAFVVEFQAESWGHHLQFFYTGREVGGELAPKDPDRDVQEARFVPIRELREYIRFRPRLVSLETWLHERRPRHFVFDLDQEPAMLRRRRPGVGEVQRSAGVEPDDVDLD, encoded by the coding sequence ATGAGCGACGACACCGCCGCCACACAGGCCCGCCCCCGGCGCCGCCGCTCGGGACGCCGCAGCCAGAGCAAGGCCGAACAGGCAGGGGGAGGGGCAGGCGCAGCTCCGGCCACGCCGAAAGTCGCCCCGCAGGGGGCAGCCGCGCCCGCTGCAGCCGGCGACTCTGCGGTCAAGGTGCCGCGCCGCCGCAGCCGCAGCCGCCGGGGCGGCAAAGCCAAAAAGATCGGCAACAACGTGCAGTACCCCGGTCAGGTGACCAACGACACCTCAGTGCCGCGCATTGCCGCTCCCAGCCGCCGGGGCAAGCGCAAGCGTCCGCTGGCCGCGCCCCGCATCGGGGTGGGCTGCGTGATTCTGCGCGGAGACCAGATTCTGCTGGTGCGTGAGCGGGGCCGCTGGTCGCTGCCCAAAGGCGGTCTGGAAGCGGGCGAGCTGATTCAGGACGGCGCGCGCCGCGAAACCTACGAGGAAACCGGGCTGGTCATCGAGCTGCGCGACCTCGCCTTTGTGGTGGAGTTCCAGGCCGAATCGTGGGGACATCACCTGCAGTTTTTCTATACCGGGCGTGAGGTGGGCGGAGAGCTGGCGCCCAAGGACCCCGACCGTGACGTGCAGGAAGCCCGCTTCGTGCCTATCCGCGAACTGCGCGAGTACATCCGCTTCCGGCCCCGGCTGGTGTCGCTGGAAACCTGGCTGCACGAGCGCCGCCCCCGGCATTTCGTGTTTGACCTGGACCAGGAGCCGGCCATGTTGCGCCGCCGCCGCCCCGGCGTGGGTGAGGTGCAGCGCAGCGCCGGAGTGGAGCCAGACGACGTGGACCTGGACTGA
- the dnaB gene encoding replicative DNA helicase, protein MEVSPRIAPHSNEAEISVLGSVLLDNDVLSALGDTVTPEMFYREGHRKIFRVMQKLQERGEPVDLVTLSEDLRAVGQLDEVGGLTYLIGLSDQVPTAAYAEHYARIVNEKHTLRQLIGAAGKVMQLAYDGAQPLEDLLDGAEKAIFAVAEQKQKGGDFEVMSDVVHNTFEYITQLHQNRGMPDGVGSGFSDLDETISGFQKGSLNVLAARPSMGKCVSADTLIDDPRTGERVTVEEFVLEQRPQVLSVSEAGQLRRASVGAWIDSGIKPVARVTTRLGRSVETTLHHPFLGVDGWTPLYDLKPGDRVAVPRRVPVFGQQALGPERVRLLAYLIAEGGLTQSSPRWTNADPELVADFRACLAAEFPEVEMQADPRTGIDFRLSRRWEPGTEKSRPNPLTAWLRELGLWGQHAEHKRFPALVWTLPEAQLAEFLRVLFSCDGTIYALSGKARIEFTVASAGLAQDVQHALTRLGLVGKLWRKTGRSWRVELTEPRSVAAYQVQVGWLGEKARRDIPVNAAGRSNVGHLPTSVWGRVRAQAQARGLGWRDLALAAGEHAPAGYNPHTSRGLPQRRAAAYAAVLDDPHLSLLGSDDLYWDEIVSIEPLGEKQVYDLTVPGDANFIAADFCLHNTAFALSIAQNIGLRGEKTVAIFSLEMPSVHLVLRMLCSEARVDMNRIRNGQLGERDFERLAHAAGRLAEAPIVIDDQPDLTLNTLRSKLRRIAAQRGQLGMVVIDYLQLMSGGRSGGGSENRQQEISTISRGLKGLAREMDVPIIVLSQLSRAVESRPNHRPMLSDLRESGAIEQDADIVMFIYRDEYYNKETDQQGIAEIIVGKNRNGPVGTVKLQFHSAHVRFNDLASEGAI, encoded by the coding sequence GTGGAAGTAAGCCCGCGTATTGCGCCGCACTCCAACGAGGCCGAAATCAGCGTGCTGGGCAGCGTGCTGCTGGACAACGACGTGCTCAGCGCCCTGGGCGACACGGTCACGCCGGAGATGTTCTACCGCGAAGGCCACCGCAAGATTTTCCGCGTGATGCAAAAGTTGCAGGAGCGCGGCGAGCCGGTGGACCTGGTCACGCTGAGCGAGGACCTGCGGGCCGTCGGGCAGCTGGACGAGGTCGGCGGCCTGACCTACCTGATTGGGCTGTCGGACCAGGTGCCGACTGCTGCCTACGCCGAGCACTACGCCCGCATCGTGAACGAGAAGCACACGCTGCGGCAATTGATTGGTGCCGCCGGCAAGGTGATGCAGCTGGCCTACGACGGCGCGCAGCCGTTGGAAGACCTGCTGGACGGGGCCGAAAAGGCGATTTTCGCCGTGGCCGAGCAGAAACAAAAGGGCGGCGACTTCGAAGTGATGAGCGACGTGGTGCACAACACCTTCGAGTACATCACCCAGCTGCACCAGAACCGGGGCATGCCCGACGGCGTGGGCTCGGGCTTCAGCGACCTGGACGAAACCATTTCCGGATTTCAGAAGGGCAGCCTGAACGTGCTGGCGGCCCGGCCGAGTATGGGGAAATGCGTGAGTGCCGACACGCTGATTGACGACCCACGGACTGGCGAGCGCGTCACGGTAGAAGAGTTTGTGCTTGAGCAGCGGCCGCAGGTCCTGAGCGTGAGCGAGGCCGGGCAGCTGCGCCGGGCCAGTGTCGGTGCCTGGATCGACAGTGGCATCAAGCCGGTAGCCCGCGTGACCACCCGCCTGGGCCGCAGCGTGGAAACCACTCTGCATCATCCCTTTCTGGGTGTGGATGGCTGGACGCCGCTGTACGACCTGAAGCCGGGCGACCGGGTGGCTGTACCGCGCCGGGTGCCGGTCTTCGGGCAGCAGGCACTTGGCCCGGAACGGGTGCGGTTGTTGGCGTACTTGATCGCTGAAGGTGGTCTGACCCAGAGCAGCCCCCGCTGGACCAATGCCGACCCGGAACTGGTGGCCGATTTCCGCGCCTGCTTAGCGGCTGAATTTCCAGAAGTGGAGATGCAGGCAGACCCCCGCACGGGCATAGATTTCCGCCTCAGTCGCCGCTGGGAGCCGGGCACAGAGAAAAGCCGGCCCAATCCGCTGACGGCGTGGCTGCGTGAGCTGGGCCTGTGGGGCCAGCACGCGGAGCACAAGCGCTTTCCAGCCCTGGTCTGGACCCTTCCCGAAGCCCAGCTGGCCGAATTCCTGCGGGTGCTGTTCAGCTGCGACGGCACCATCTACGCCCTGTCCGGCAAGGCCCGGATTGAATTCACCGTGGCCAGTGCAGGGCTGGCGCAGGACGTGCAACACGCCCTGACGCGGCTGGGGTTGGTGGGCAAGCTGTGGCGCAAAACCGGGCGGTCGTGGCGAGTAGAACTGACCGAGCCGCGCAGTGTGGCGGCGTATCAGGTGCAGGTGGGTTGGCTGGGCGAGAAGGCCCGGCGTGATATTCCCGTGAATGCCGCTGGCCGCAGCAATGTGGGGCATTTGCCGACCTCGGTCTGGGGGCGGGTGCGTGCCCAGGCGCAGGCACGGGGCCTGGGCTGGCGCGACCTGGCCCTGGCGGCCGGTGAACATGCCCCGGCCGGCTACAATCCACATACGTCGCGTGGGCTACCGCAGCGCCGCGCCGCCGCCTACGCAGCCGTACTGGATGACCCGCATCTCTCCTTGCTGGGCAGCGATGACCTGTACTGGGATGAAATTGTCAGCATCGAGCCGCTTGGTGAGAAGCAGGTATACGACCTGACCGTACCCGGCGACGCCAACTTCATTGCGGCTGACTTTTGCCTGCACAACACGGCTTTCGCCCTCTCCATCGCCCAGAACATCGGCCTGCGCGGTGAGAAGACCGTGGCCATCTTCAGTCTGGAAATGCCCAGCGTGCATCTGGTGCTGCGGATGCTGTGCAGCGAGGCGCGGGTGGACATGAACCGCATTCGCAACGGGCAGCTGGGCGAGCGCGACTTCGAGCGGCTGGCGCACGCGGCCGGGCGGCTGGCCGAAGCCCCCATCGTGATTGACGACCAGCCGGACCTGACCCTCAACACGCTGCGCTCCAAACTGCGCCGCATTGCCGCGCAGCGCGGGCAACTGGGCATGGTGGTGATCGACTACCTGCAGCTGATGTCGGGCGGGCGCAGTGGAGGCGGCAGCGAGAACCGCCAGCAGGAAATCAGCACCATTTCGCGGGGTCTCAAGGGGCTGGCGCGTGAGATGGACGTGCCGATCATCGTGCTGTCGCAGCTGTCGCGTGCCGTGGAGTCGCGCCCCAACCACCGGCCGATGCTGTCGGACCTGCGCGAGTCGGGGGCGATTGAGCAGGACGCCGACATCGTGATGTTCATCTACCGCGACGAGTACTACAACAAGGAAACCGACCAGCAGGGCATTGCTGAGATCATCGTGGGCAAAAACCGCAACGGGCCGGTAGGCACCGTCAAGCTGCAGTTCCACAGTGCCCATGTGCGCTTCAACGACCTGGCTTCGGAAGGAGCAATATGA
- a CDS encoding prepilin-type N-terminal cleavage/methylation domain-containing protein, with protein sequence MKNNTAGFTLIELLIVIAIIGILAAVLIPNLLGARDKANVTAAQAFGKECITAVEMKRDAQGLLPTETSCLALMGKDAAPSALGGADADGTVAYDETNKDKYTIEVPVANGGQWDYDGSNWAYTAP encoded by the coding sequence ATGAAGAACAACACCGCTGGTTTCACCCTGATTGAACTGCTGATCGTCATCGCCATCATCGGCATCCTGGCCGCCGTGCTGATCCCCAACCTGCTGGGTGCCCGTGATAAGGCCAACGTCACCGCTGCTCAGGCCTTCGGCAAGGAGTGCATCACCGCCGTAGAGATGAAGCGCGATGCTCAGGGCCTGCTGCCTACTGAAACCAGCTGCCTTGCCTTGATGGGGAAAGATGCTGCTCCTTCTGCCCTGGGTGGTGCAGATGCTGACGGAACCGTTGCGTACGATGAGACCAACAAAGATAAGTACACCATTGAAGTACCCGTTGCCAACGGCGGCCAGTGGGATTACGACGGCAGCAACTGGGCATACACTGCTCCCTGA
- a CDS encoding prepilin-type N-terminal cleavage/methylation domain-containing protein, with protein MPQTATQGFSLIELLTVIASIGILAAILIPNLISARNKANDQAAIAYLRHCVTSIEMVRKPGTLALPDGITHCRDDELRPAAMGEVSAVRSDRVDVDPTTGQYTIEVVSAAGKTFHYDGKVIVF; from the coding sequence ATGCCACAAACCGCGACACAGGGCTTTAGCTTGATTGAACTGCTTACCGTGATTGCCAGTATCGGTATTCTGGCCGCGATTCTGATTCCCAACTTGATAAGTGCCCGCAACAAGGCCAATGACCAGGCCGCCATTGCCTACCTGCGTCACTGCGTGACTTCTATAGAGATGGTCCGCAAGCCCGGAACCCTGGCTCTGCCGGACGGTATCACCCATTGCCGGGACGACGAACTGCGCCCCGCCGCTATGGGAGAAGTCTCAGCCGTGCGCTCAGACCGGGTGGATGTGGACCCTACCACCGGGCAATACACCATTGAGGTGGTCAGCGCAGCAGGAAAGACTTTTCACTACGACGGCAAAGTTATTGTGTTCTAG
- a CDS encoding O-antigen ligase family protein, producing MLCRPRDDRERRPWPLLLGFLALTSLWATAEFLGLRPWLGNPLLRAVQGSFRVTAFPILTVGNSGWISGLWPLLAPLALVFAQQRRWAALLPTLALLLLGVAATQGNLSALVFSGLMLLFAGLTVRRSLPAALLLAACALLPAPVTSGLVDVNTWLQSRGAVEGQPQQNQFTAQTTEQTTSERLLIFTSGLRSAAERPLTGWGYETFHNNFYGHLTEQEREPFLRRIINAAPDEQVSMSGLAVVARRADGSGPPREATLLMVKPHNYLIEEVYSNGFTALLFLLPVLGLIVRELLRARTELACFALLAWLGYGGYLMGWFLNPSVTPLALAILALGLRSADRARELRGQEIRESRESGRGLQGLEPIPAAQLGKSE from the coding sequence ATGCTGTGCCGCCCCAGGGATGACCGTGAGCGCCGGCCCTGGCCGCTGCTGCTGGGCTTTTTGGCACTGACCAGCCTGTGGGCCACGGCCGAGTTCCTGGGACTGCGGCCGTGGCTGGGCAACCCCCTGCTGAGGGCCGTGCAGGGCAGCTTTCGGGTCACCGCCTTTCCTATCCTGACGGTGGGCAATTCGGGGTGGATTTCGGGGCTGTGGCCGCTGCTGGCCCCGCTGGCGCTGGTGTTCGCCCAGCAGCGGCGCTGGGCGGCCCTGCTGCCCACACTGGCACTGCTGCTGCTGGGCGTGGCCGCGACCCAGGGCAACCTGTCGGCGCTGGTCTTTTCGGGGCTGATGCTGCTGTTTGCGGGGCTGACCGTGCGCCGCAGCCTGCCCGCCGCGCTGCTGCTGGCAGCCTGCGCCCTGCTGCCTGCCCCGGTCACGTCGGGGCTGGTGGACGTGAACACCTGGCTCCAGAGCAGAGGCGCAGTGGAGGGCCAGCCTCAGCAAAACCAGTTCACCGCCCAGACCACCGAGCAGACCACCTCCGAGCGGCTACTGATTTTCACCTCCGGCCTGCGCAGCGCCGCCGAGCGCCCGCTGACCGGCTGGGGCTACGAGACGTTCCACAACAACTTCTACGGGCACCTGACCGAGCAGGAGCGCGAACCCTTCCTGCGCCGCATCATCAATGCCGCGCCAGACGAGCAGGTCAGCATGAGTGGCCTGGCCGTGGTGGCCCGCCGCGCGGACGGCAGCGGCCCCCCCCGTGAAGCGACCCTCCTGATGGTCAAGCCGCACAACTACCTGATTGAAGAGGTCTACAGCAACGGTTTTACCGCGCTGCTGTTCTTGCTGCCGGTGCTGGGCCTTATCGTCCGTGAGCTGCTGCGGGCCCGCACCGAGCTGGCCTGCTTCGCCCTGCTGGCCTGGCTGGGCTACGGCGGCTACCTGATGGGCTGGTTCCTGAACCCGTCGGTCACGCCGCTGGCCCTGGCGATTCTGGCGCTGGGGCTGCGGAGCGCGGACCGGGCGCGGGAGCTCAGGGGCCAGGAGATCCGGGAGAGCCGGGAGAGCGGAAGGGGGCTGCAAGGTCTGGAGCCAATCCCCGCGGCGCAGCTTGGCAAATCCGAATGA